The Kribbella sp. HUAS MG21 genome includes the window AAGGAGTTCGGTACGGCGGTCGACCTGGTGCTGGAGGCCAACGCGATCGGCGGCCGGCACGGGCTCGGCATGTCGGACCAGATCGAGAACCGGGTCATCGAGGCCAAGAGCCGGGGTATCTACGAGGCGCCCGGCATGGCGCTGCTGCACACGGCGTACGAGCGGCTGGTGAACGCGATCCACAACGAGGACACGCTCGCCACGTACCACACCGAGGGCCGCAAGCTCGGCCGGCTGATGTACGAAGGCCGTTGGCTTGACCCACAGTCGCTGATGCTCCGGGAGTCGCTGCAGCGGTGGGTCGGTACGGCGGTCACCGGTGAGGTCACACTCCGGCTCCGGCGCGGCGAGGACTACTCGATCCTCGACACCACCGGCCCGGCGCTGAGCTACCACCCGGACAAGCTGTCGATGGAGCGGATCGAGGACTCGGCGTTCGGCCCGGTCGACCGGATCGGCCAGCTCACCATGCGGAACCTGGACATCGCCGACTCCCGCGCGAAGCTGGAGCAGTACGCCGGCCTCGGCATGTTCGGCTCGGCGAACCCCGCCCTCGCCTCCTCCACCGACCTGATCGGCGAGCTCCCCACCGGCGGCGCCGAGGCCATCGCCTCCCGCGGCGAGGCCACCGAGGAGGACGAACTCCTCGACCGCGCCGCCATGGAGTCCGGCACCGACTGAGAAAGCTTCAGTCGCGGGCCGCGGTTAACAGCATCCGGTGAGATGCGACCGCTGCCCGCGACTGATCAGGTCAGGGCGCCATCGGCTCGGTGGAACCTCAGTCGCGCAGGTGGCCGCGGGCGTCCTTCGCTCGGTCGCCCGGCTTGGCGGCGGCAGCCTCGGCTGTGCCCGAGGTGCTCCGAGACCCGGGGGCGGGTGCGGCCACGCCTGCGCCGGCCTGCCGCTGGATCTCCGCAACCTGCAGGAACCGCGCCCGGTTGATCGCACCGCCGAGCACGAGACCGGCCTGACCGCCGGCCTCCTGAGCCACCTTCTCGTACTGCCCGCGCAGCAGGCGATCCGCGCCCTTGCCGGCCAGCGTACCGAGCCGCCCCTCAGCAGCCTGCACGGTCAGCCTCGCATCGATCGTCCGGGCGGCGACCAGGGCAGCCTGCTGGGCGGCCGCCGACCGTTCCTCGGAGGGCAGCGCATCGAAGTGCGGGGCCGAGTTCATCCGCGCCTCGACGGCCGTCTGCAGACGCTCGCCCGGCGCCGCGGCGGACATCCGCTGCAGGATCTCCGCCGTCGGCCGGTCGAACGGTCCGAACTCGTGAGCCACCGCCTCGACGAACGCGGGGCGCATCGAGGCCTCGACGGTCGCAACGAACTCCCGCTCTTCGGTGCTGATCGGGCGCGGCGCAGGGAAGGGTTCGGTCATGCCGCGGAGTGAATCAGCTCACGGGGTCAGGCGTCGAAGTCCAGCGTGACCGTCGGCGTGGTCGGGTGGGATTGGCAGGTGAGGACGTAGCCGGCGCGGATTTCGTCGGGTTCGAGGGCCCAGTTGGTGTCCATGCGGACGTTGCCGTCGAGGACCTTGGCGCGGCAGGTGCCGCAGACGCCGCCCTTGCAGGCGAAGGGGGCGTCGGAGCGTACGGCGAGGGTCGCGTCCAGGACCGCCTTCGAGTGCTCACCGAGCGGGAAGGTCGACCGGCGGCCGTCGAGGATGACGGTGACCTGGGCGGCGTCCTCGTCGCTGACGGACTCCTCGACCGGTGCCTTCGGCGCCTCGTCACCGACGTGGAACAGCTCCGCGTGGACATGTTCGCGCGGCACGCCCTCGCCCAGCAGCAACTCCTGTGCGCCGACGACCATCGCGTACGGGCCGCAGAGGAACCACTCGTCGACCGAGTCCAGCGGCAGGATCGTCGCGAACATCCGCCGCAGCCGGTCCGTGTCGATGCGGCCGCTGAACAGTTCCACCTCGGTCGACTCGCGCGACAGCACG containing:
- the paaE gene encoding 1,2-phenylacetyl-CoA epoxidase subunit PaaE, whose translation is MPTVTRRRAVFHPLKVAAIDAITDDAVAITFAVPPELADDYQFTAGQHLTIRRTGEEVRRSYSICSPAGSGVLRIGVKRIPGGEFSAYAANELKVGDELEVMTPLGRFGTTFDAANAKHYAFVAAGSGITPVLSLVATILSVEPSSRVTLLYGNRTAGSVMFADELADLKDRYAERFHLVHVLSRESTEVELFSGRIDTDRLRRMFATILPLDSVDEWFLCGPYAMVVGAQELLLGEGVPREHVHAELFHVGDEAPKAPVEESVSDEDAAQVTVILDGRRSTFPLGEHSKAVLDATLAVRSDAPFACKGGVCGTCRAKVLDGNVRMDTNWALEPDEIRAGYVLTCQSHPTTPTVTLDFDA